The nucleotide sequence TGCACGAGACTGGTTTTGAAATGCCGGGCACGATCCTCCGGTGGGAGCCACCGCGGGTGCTCACCTATACCTTTGACGAGGACTCTGACGTCACCTTCGAACTCACGGCGCAAGGTCAGTATGTGGTGCTCGTGCTCACGCATCGGGCCCGCGGCGGCGATGTGCCTTCGATCCCGGGATACGCGGCAGGTTGGCACAGTCATTTTGCGATTTTGATCGCTCAACTTGCGGGTGAAACCGTGCCGCCGTTCTGGGCGACGCACGCGAAACTCAAAGCCGAATACGCCAAGGTTTACGCCGATCTTACCACTTGAATCGGACCGGGTGTGTGACTGGTTCCCTCCGAACCCCGGAGGGACGACTTCCACGTCGTCCGCAGTTGCCTCTCAGTCGGAGGCTTTGGGGTAACGCGGACCGGGTGGAACCGGTCCCTTCGATGAGCCAATGAGGCCGATGCAGGGCGATGCGCGTGCCTTGCGCTTCGTCAGCCCAGATGAATCAGCAGGATGAAGCCGGCCGCCAGCGCCAGGGCCAACCCCACGGCGACGTAGAAGCGGAAGGCGTCGGAGTGAGTGGGGTGGCTCGGCACGGCGATGAGGATCAGGCGGAAGCGGGCGCGTTGCCGCGGCGGGAGTCGAGCTGAGCAAGAACGGCGTCAGCCCAACCGGGGAAGGTGTCTTCGAAATCGAGATCGGCATCGAAACGGTCGTGCAGGCGGGAGGCACCGAGCACGGCGAGACGTTCGTCGAGGCGACGTCCGAATCCGTTGAAATCGTCATAGTCCTGATCACCCAAACCGAACACGGCGAAGGTCAGATGGCTGAGGTCGAGGGCGGTATCTTCGAGACCATACCAAAAGTCGGCGGCGTCGTCCGGTGGCTCGCCGTCGCCCCAGGTGGACACCACAAAGAGCACCTGACGCAGGTCGCGAAGGTCGGTCGGTTTGACGTCACAGAGGTTGAGCAAATGCGTGGTCCAGCCGTCGGCCTGGGCGCGTTCTTCGGCGGATTGAGCGAGGGTTTCGGCATTGCCGGTCATGGTGCCGAAACAGATGTGCAAGGAGTCTTTCATGATAAGGTTGAGGAGGATTAAGGGCGGAAAATTTCGGCGGTGGCAGCGTGCCAACGGTCGTGGTCGGTCGCCCGGTTTGGGCCGGGGCGAAAGGTGATCAAACTCGCGCCGTGGACATCGATCGCCCGGAGAAAGGGACCGGAGGAATCACGGCCGCAACCGAGTTGGTGAACGGTGGCGCGCGCGAGTTGCAGGGTCGCGCCGTCGCCGCAGACTTGCAGGGTGCGGCCGTCCTCCTGGACTTGGGCGGGATGAAACCGTTCGGTGTGCACCGCGGCAGCGGTTTCCAGCGTGACGGCGAGCATGTGATCCGCATCACCCCACGCGGCGAGCAGGGGCGCGAGACGATCGATGGCGGTGGAGAGCGTGAGCCGGCGCGGATCGACGAGATTCAACAAATGCTGAGAGGGTGCGCGTTCGTCGGACGCGGGCAGTTGCGTGGGCGAACCGGCGGTCAGCGAGGCCACGATTTGCGCCCAGACGGCGGGAGCCATACGGGCGGGCGCGCAGAGTTGCAGGAACTCCGAACCGTGCGGATTCATGACTTCGATGCGTCCGGGAGAATCGCAGCACGGGCACAACGCGATACGGGCGATCGCGTGCGACCCGACGGCGTGGTTCAGCTTGAGCTCGGTGTGGGCATCGACCCAGTGAAGCGGCGCAGAACCGGGGGCCGGGAGCCGACCCAACCGGATCAAGCGAGCTTGCGCGTGGCGCGTTTGCCGGGCGACGTTGTCGCAATGGGCAAGACGGGCAAAGAGGCGCGGCCAGTCGGGGGTCAGGGGAATGCGACCGTCTGCGGTTGTGGCGAAACAACGGCTCAAACGCGAGGCGGGCGCCGCGGGAAACGAGGTGAAAGAGGGACGAGGAATCATCAGGCGGATTGAACGGAAGGTGCGGTGGTGGTGGGGGCGGAACGAAAGGCATCCTGCCCCAGCACGAGAACGCTGATGCGGGCCGATGGGCAGAAGCAGGCCAGGCGACAGGCGAGGCACCATACTTCGTGTTGCGCCACGGCGAGTTCAGCGGGCAGGTGCAGCGTGAGATTGGCCGCGGCTCCGGTCTGGGGGGATGGTGAAAGCTGAAGGGTCTTCAACGTGATGGGTTGACCGACGTCGCGAGCGCACGTGACCGCGATTTCCGTCAAGGCTGCGGCCTGCGCCGAGCTCGGAGCCACGATTTCACAAAGGATGGAGGGCTGGGTTTTCATAGCATGAATGGGTTTCAGGCGGTCGCGGCGCGTTGGCGGCGCGCGACTCGGAGCAACGTTTCACCGAGCCACAGGACGACGATGCTCAGCCCGACGAGAGGGAAGAGGACGGCCAAGCCGACGATCGTCGCGGCGATGGTTTTGGGGACCTGCTCGGTGCGCGTTTTGCGCGGAGCGCCGAACTTGCCGGCCGGGCGTCGGCGCCACCACATCCACACCCCGGTCACGCTCATCGCGATGATCACGAGGCAGGCCAGGACGGCGATGATCTTGGTGGTGAGTCCGAAAATCGACCCCGTGTGGATCGAGTAAAACAGGAGCGCGGTCTTCGCGCCGGGCGCGAGGCTCGGGTAGTCGATCACGTCGAGCGTGGCGCCGGTGGAGGCGTCGAGGTAGACCACCCCATCGTCGAGATCGCCGGTGTCGGTCGCGCCGAATAGCGTCCAGCACCCGTCGGTCCCATGCGGAGCGGCGAGGTGAAACGTGGGGAACGCGTAATGGGTGCGGGCCTCGCGAACGATGTCGTCAATCGAGGCCGGAGCGGTATCGGGCGGTAGCGGCGAGGAGGTCGGCGGGCTCACGTAGGACGGCGGGAGTTGGCCGCCAAAGTAAAGTCCGGCGAACGCGCCTTGTCCCCAGACCTGGGTGTAAAGCAGACCGGTCCCCATGATGGCTAGCGCCGCGCCAAAGAGGTAGAGTCCGGGGATCGTGTGCAGATCACGGAGCGCGAGTTTACCGCCGCGACGCAGCCGGGGCAGCCAGACGCCCCAGAGTTTTTCCTTTCCGCGCGGCCACCACAGCAGCAACCCGGTCAGCAGGGAAACGATGCCCCAGCAGGTCGCCAACTCGACGGCGTAGCGACCGATCGAACCCGCGAGCAAGGTGCGGTGAAGGCTGAGAACGATGCCGAAGAAACTGCGTTCGAGCGTTTGTTGGCCGAGCACCTCGCCCGTGTAGGGATCGACGTAGACGAACTGGTGTTCGTGCTCGTGGGCATGGTCGTCGTCGACGGGGGATTCGGCGTCGTCGTC is from Synoicihabitans lomoniglobus and encodes:
- a CDS encoding SRPBCC family protein, with the translated sequence MKPNDQPGKFTTPAEVRLVRTLPGPIERIWDYLTDPAKRALWFAGGPMEPCEGGKMLLKFQHKNIAPEETPPEAYQEVHETGFEMPGTILRWEPPRVLTYTFDEDSDVTFELTAQGQYVVLVLTHRARGGDVPSIPGYAAGWHSHFAILIAQLAGETVPPFWATHAKLKAEYAKVYADLTT
- a CDS encoding flavodoxin domain-containing protein, whose protein sequence is MKDSLHICFGTMTGNAETLAQSAEERAQADGWTTHLLNLCDVKPTDLRDLRQVLFVVSTWGDGEPPDDAADFWYGLEDTALDLSHLTFAVFGLGDQDYDDFNGFGRRLDERLAVLGASRLHDRFDADLDFEDTFPGWADAVLAQLDSRRGNAPASA
- a CDS encoding PepSY-associated TM helix domain-containing protein, with the translated sequence MAASACSPSPRRRSWLSALYPAVWRWHFWAGLAVTPFLIVVSLTGALFVFQEELQVWTQPEVMTVTVPADIPARSYTARFAAARAALPPQWEFSSFNQHAEPGRADEIVFEREVTSHDDDAESPVDDDHAHEHEHQFVYVDPYTGEVLGQQTLERSFFGIVLSLHRTLLAGSIGRYAVELATCWGIVSLLTGLLLWWPRGKEKLWGVWLPRLRRGGKLALRDLHTIPGLYLFGAALAIMGTGLLYTQVWGQGAFAGLYFGGQLPPSYVSPPTSSPLPPDTAPASIDDIVREARTHYAFPTFHLAAPHGTDGCWTLFGATDTGDLDDGVVYLDASTGATLDVIDYPSLAPGAKTALLFYSIHTGSIFGLTTKIIAVLACLVIIAMSVTGVWMWWRRRPAGKFGAPRKTRTEQVPKTIAATIVGLAVLFPLVGLSIVVLWLGETLLRVARRQRAATA